From the Gossypium hirsutum isolate 1008001.06 chromosome A02, Gossypium_hirsutum_v2.1, whole genome shotgun sequence genome, the window CGTATTTTTTGATATActacattaataaaataaatatatcttataaattccaactcaaactcTAACTCAATGGCCCCATTCACAAATTCCATCTCAATGGTTTaatcttttacctacataaaaaaaaatttatataaaataataaaaataatatgctaataaaaaaatataacaaaaacataacataaactatctcaacataataaatatgaaaattattattattttaaaatgataataagtaaaatgcattagtttaaaatataatatatataataacatgccaacttaattattgtcaaaaaatatatatatatttttgcataggaggattcaaaagaaatttcatttataatatttataaaaaacataaaataaaatttaaaaatataagttattattcttaattataaaatcttaaaaatttagaatatgTAAACTATTATTCctaatttatctcataaattccaactcaatggCCCTATTCACAAATTCCATATCAATGGTCTcatcttttacctacataaaaaataaaaatatatatattaaaataatcaaaataacataccaaataaatacataaaaaataaatataatcaacCTAAAATacacataacaaataaattacatgaaaaaataaaacattctttatacataacataaataagcttTTTTGCTTCAATAAACATTAAATATAACTTATGagtgaatgaaaatataaaataaatacaaacataccttaatagctctttttaaccaaataataccttacaaaaataaaattaaaaataaaattcgaattaatcaacaataacaacaaaaacattttaacatttatttataacaaaaaataaatactaaataaaaaaataccttttataatttttttaaacaccaAATCTTCCCTAAATAACAaattctcctttccttttctatttatttattttccttctctttctcattttctttttttctttctttttccccttcccgctcttttctttttcttcttctcttcttcaaagatttttttctctcttctggCAAAAAATGGGACATTGGGACCTTATAATGGTCCCCAAACACACAACTCACGGGCTCAATTCTGACCTGTCCCATCGCTGACAAGCCATAGGCCGGTGCTGCCTATGGAAATGGCTTGATCGGGGTGTGCCGCCTCTGCAGTAGGCGTGACCAGGCAGTGCCGCCTCTCCAGCAGGCATGACCACTGCTGCTTAGTTGTGCTGTCCGATCTATGACAGCGGGCCGGGTTTTGTTCGAATATGGGTCGTATTTGACCCGTATTTCTTTAGGTGCCGCCTATTTAGTTGTCtttaccattttttttaattttttcagtcaaatttgTCAGAATTTGAGGGTGGTGCAGCCTATGCATCACTCTTCACTTGGTTGGATATACCATTTTGATACATAATCTATTtaacatgccatttcaatatatttttaaaaaaattataatatataggTAAAAAAACCCACAattaaggctccgtttgtttcactgaaaatgacttccaaaaaatgatttctggaaaatgatttacttttctggaaaagctagtattttttggtgtttggatgaatctgtgtaaaatattttctgttgtttgatagatttcttaaaaatattttataaaagttgttttcaattaaacaaacatacatttgagattttcttatttttttcattgtttaattgaatttatttttatttataattttatattttacattgtttttgcatatattaaaagtattatgttaaattcaaattcattgcaacgtcattttttaattacatgattactaggtgagtattttttatttaaaaatgtgacatcaacaaatttgacaaaaaaaattaacgatgtcaacaattggacttgattttcaaatttgaaaagtaaatgtactaaattcttgaaaataaaagtataaagactaaattacaaatttgttaagtgtacatagacttatgacatattttaacatttatactacaaaacatttattattaatatatttataattgtaataaatatttattataaaatattaatattgaatattttcaataatatgtgaataatattatttaaaattattattttttaaaatttattattaaaataaaattaaaatattaaataaattattaaaataataatttatatttataatttattatatgactaaatataaataattaaatatgtatgtttaataatattgaaaaatataatattttaaatatttttaaaaataaaaataaaatttattatcaatataataatattaaactttatttaagttaatttttatataaaaataaaattatttataaatgaattcttttttagaaaataacttatgcttttaaaaatgataagtcattttataggaaaaataacttattttacCTTAATCTGTAAGTTATTTTCTGTTGATCAAActattttctataaaataaatatataaaaatataaaaaaatatttttcgtaaaatcGTTACATGTAAATAAACGAATCAAATCCTAATTCACTTAGTTGTCAACCCAAGGTGATGGATGAGTAATTAAAACCACTCTTAATAAGCTTGGTTTGAAAAAGGAATCTTTATGTCCCCATATAGCTTGCTTGAAATGGCTGGTGGACAGCTAAAAGTGCAATGTTTTGTCCACATCATGGATCCCATTCTTTGTGATTTAGCGAGTGGCTCACCATACAATCATCACACACAACCATGTCCAATGCCATCAATTACATTAAAAAGATAAATCTGAAAGCCACCTCCCCCAAGATGCTGGATTTCCAAAGTCTTGTGCCGCTAAAGTGAGCTCAAAAACACGTGAAAGTGGTTGAGGAACATTTGACATTAATATTTTTGTGTCATCCATAGGGTAATCTTGGGCAAGGTCGTTTATTACAGCTGTAACATATTtgttgaatgttgaatttgttCAAACTTTTAAACATAAAAGAGCAATATACAGCTAAACAAAACACCAGACAAAGTGATGAGCAAGCCGACATGAAAATTTAGTCAAAGATTTCGTGTAGTTTGATGATGAACAACATGGTTTGTTATATTGGATTATGGATTCTCAAGGATTCATGGTGGATGGAAAAGTTGAATGGCAAGGCAGTAGAAATTTATTactttttaccattttaaaatttgtaattacAAGAACGATATTAATTAGCAAAATCCCCATCAGACAGTAATTGAGTATTTCGGGAGTCATAGGCAATATTTTTTATATGGCAGTTGGATGGTAAAACCACGTGATCAAAGGAATTTGCTTTAACAAATTTGAAAGATGCCTGCCtcgtgattattattattttggataaTGTTTAAATAAAGCTCGTatatttaggatttttttttttgaaataaactgAATGAACCGTTAAGcaaaattaatttcttaaaataagTAATGATCAATcgttttttgtaattaaaaaccAAAGGCAACGTTCACCTGCAAATTGGGTTTACAGAAACAGAGTTCTGGAAAATAGTGGAGAAAGTCTTGCGTTGGCTGGCTCTAGCTAACCCCCAGCTGTAACTCGGCTCTAGCTTGATCCAGCTAAGCCTAACTAATACTACTACTTCACGAGCCCTTTGTGCCTCCCTTTAAACTTGGTTTTTAAAAGAGCCTCAAGCGCGTATTCTCACGTGCCTATATCCCACTCTCGGAATTCCAGCTGGATCACTGCCAGCCTGTCTTGTCCACCCCTTTTGTTAATACAAATTACTTTATTTGTCTGTTTCTCTGAAGGTTCCTTAATTCACCTAATCCAATAAATGAACACTGTTTTGCTGGTATTTATATATACCCTTTTCCACCCTTCTATTCCCACAACTCAAAGCTCCAACCTTTCTCAGcttaacaacaacaacaaaatggCTTCTTTTATCACTCCAACTATCTTAAAAATATTCCTCATCATCTCTTTGTTTCAAATCTGTTTGGGTGTACGAAAGCTGAGTGAAGTGGTTGAGGAGCAGCCTCAGCTCTTGAAATACCACAACGGTCCTCTCCTTTCAGGCCCAATCACCGTCAATCTCATTTGGTACGGCAAGTTCAGGCCTTCCGAGAGGGCTATTATCTCTGATTTTGTCACCTCCCTCTCTTCTAACCCTTCTTCACCCTCCCTAAAAACCCAACCCACGGTGGCTCAGTGGTGGcggaccaccgagaaatactacCATCTCGCCTCTAAGAAATCGTCTCTTTCCTTGTCTTTGGGGAAGCAGATCCTTGATGAACACTATTCGCTTGGCAAGTCTCTCAAGAAGAAACAAATTGTTGAGTTGGCCTCAAAGGGTGACCAAAAGTATGCTATTAATGTTGTTTTAACAGCATCTGATGTTGCTGTTGAAGGGTTTTGTATGAGCCGATGTGGGACTCATGGGTCTGCCTTGAGCTCCACCAAGGGTAAAAGGTCTTCCAAATTTGCTTACATTTGGGTTGGGAATGCTCAAACTCAGTGCCCTGGTCAATGTGCCTGGCCATTCCACCAACCTATCTATGGACCACAGTCCCCACCTTTGATTGCACCAAACAACAATGTGGGTGTGGATGGCATGGTCATCAACTTGGCTAGCCTCTTTGCGGGGACTGTTACCAACCCTTTTGGAAATGGTTACTACCAGGGCCCAGCTGAGGCGCCATTGGAAGCTTCATCAGCATGTCCTGGAATATACGGCAAAGGGGCTTATCCAGGCTATGCTGGAAACCTACTTGTAGACCCTTCAACTGGTGCTAGCTACAATGCTCATGGTGAGAATGGAAGGAAATACTTGCTTCCTGCTTTGTATGATCCTGCTACATCATCTTGCTCAACCTTGGTCTGAGAGTGACAACAACCTTAACcattcttttatttgttaatttattaataacatCAGCAAACTCTTTGGTTTgcttttttacttttaatatccatttcttatttactttttattgaattatatctTACAAACATTCTTTATAATAAATGATGAACATGGAAGTGAAAATTGCTGAGAAGGCATGTAACCAGAACCATAGGATGTCAGAGACATTCATTACTGCCCCTTACTcattatattctttattttttaaaacaacaattcaaatttatttattagatcaacattatatgaattaattaaattttaatatttaaaattgaagtaatataaattttactttttaaagataataatattaactttttattcatttaacaaaATGTCTTTTACTAAAATTACAATCTTTATTtactcaaatattttattttaataaaattaaacctcttatttataaatatgataaatcctataaataatattaataaaaatttaaaatgaaaaaatctCTAATATAATGAAAAATAGAAGGTATAAAAGTTAGTTCAATAGATTTTCCAAACTTGTActtttatatatactaatttCTAATATCACATGTGTTGTATGTGGCATGTGATGTTAcacgtttaatttttaattaatttttcgataatatattttaattattgtaataattttatatttcattaattgaattgttaaataaaattaaaatatattaacttatttaacatctcaaatataataaaaataaatttttaaataatatattaaaagattGATATTTTGTagatcaataatttttttaataatattaaaaaaaattccaatcaTAGTTAAAACATTTGTACTATTCTCAacatacaatataattttacttcgagtaatttttatttaaaacaataactaataaatgttattaaaatatattaattttgataattaaagTATAGTACTAATAAAGAATTCCTATTAGTAAAGCATTTGTACAAACAATGAAAAATTGATATAATGTAAAATAAACTCTTCGCTATTCAatttttgcttctatttttttcttaataCTTAATAAATTGACTATAATAATttgttaataatatataattattatgtagtaaaaaataatatcaagtaaaaatcttttttaaatgattttaattgcAAAAACTTTTCTACGTAAACTATAATTAGTTTAACTATACTTTTTGAGTAATATTATGTAAATTAAGTTAtagttatttttaaatgtgtaattataaaaaattttattttgcattaaattttttaattaactttaaattaaatattataattatttttaaaagcgaatttaataatatgatagaaaataaatagtATTTTCATTggtataaaagtttttttttccaaactctacttttatatattttactagTTAGAAATGTCACATGTGTTATATATGATTTTATGagtttaatatttaatcaaatttttaaatactaaatttttaTTGCGGtatttaatgtaaaataatacttcttatttgaattattgaatataattaaaatatattaattttttaattcaaatattataatagaaaattttcatatcatAATTAAAAGCATAATATATTCAGTGATTAATGCAAagtaacattatttaaaataacAACTATTTAACATAATTAACTTTAATATCAACAGGGGTGGAGCCAATGGCTGGCAGcggcctaaaatgaaaattttcaattttagtgtctttatatttataaaattttaaattagtatatggtaaaaattatatttcgagctcaaaagtaaaaaaaaaagaattaatactttaaaaattataaaaatataatatattaaccaACAAACTGATAGGAAAAATACTCCACAaatgtaaatatatgttgaaGCAACAtaaagcataacaaataaaaaaactgaAAAGCACCAATGTCAATACATATATTGAAACTAAAATCCATATATTACAATTTTATCTGTACaactcaaatttaaataataaaaatccaaTACCTCAAATTTAACCAACAAATCAATAGgaaaaatactaaaaatgttaaaacatttgaatttaatatgttaaaattttgattcgaaatttacaacttaattcaagtctgatcaaatatttatttttaaactccagCTAAATTTGAGTTTGAGCTtgatttatccatttttataCCACAATGTGGTTTACACCTAATTAATTGAGAGTCAGTTCTCTTGCTTTACACCACCCTTAGCTGGCCTTACATTGTTGTTAAACACATTGGTTGGGTTGAAgttgaagttgaaattgagagcAAGAAACGCGTCATTTTGGCTGGCATCGAATCGAATCTCACTCCTCCACTTCTTTACCTTCTTCTTTATTCTTCGCCTTTTTCCTACCACTTTCTACTTTCAACCCCCAAGAAAAACCCTGCTATATAACTATGTCCCATCATCCCAAATCCCACAAGACACATTCTCTTTTAGAGTTTTCTCATCACTTAATCAAATTCATCCATGGCTTCTTTTGCTACTTCCAATATTGTTGTTCTGTGTTTTG encodes:
- the LOC107910238 gene encoding protein PHOSPHATE-INDUCED 1, whose protein sequence is MNTVLLVFIYTLFHPSIPTTQSSNLSQLNNNNKMASFITPTILKIFLIISLFQICLGVRKLSEVVEEQPQLLKYHNGPLLSGPITVNLIWYGKFRPSERAIISDFVTSLSSNPSSPSLKTQPTVAQWWRTTEKYYHLASKKSSLSLSLGKQILDEHYSLGKSLKKKQIVELASKGDQKYAINVVLTASDVAVEGFCMSRCGTHGSALSSTKGKRSSKFAYIWVGNAQTQCPGQCAWPFHQPIYGPQSPPLIAPNNNVGVDGMVINLASLFAGTVTNPFGNGYYQGPAEAPLEASSACPGIYGKGAYPGYAGNLLVDPSTGASYNAHGENGRKYLLPALYDPATSSCSTLV